One Psychrosphaera aestuarii DNA window includes the following coding sequences:
- a CDS encoding helix-turn-helix domain-containing protein, whose translation MMNGSVSSDENRILMAWLKDKRKEKGHTMRTLSQIIGTPHSFVGKVENQERRLDIVEYIRYCRALDIDPIEGLKKIAQ comes from the coding sequence ATGATGAACGGAAGCGTTTCATCTGACGAAAATAGAATATTAATGGCTTGGCTAAAAGACAAACGTAAAGAAAAAGGCCATACCATGCGGACGTTATCTCAAATAATAGGTACTCCACATTCATTTGTTGGAAAAGTCGAAAATCAAGAACGTCGGTTAGATATCGTTGAATATATAAGATATTGTCGAGCGCTTGATATTGATCCCATCGAGGGATTAAAAAAAATCGCTCAATAG
- a CDS encoding TRAP transporter large permease, whose product MEWMAVLMFLAICLVLLLGYPVAFSLAGTALIFAGIGSLIGNFDTSLLNALPSRIYGVMTNQTLLAVPLFVFMGVMLEKSKIAEDLLTSLSQVFGRMPAGLGIAVTLVGALMAASTGIVGATVVTMGLLALPSMQKRGYNESYSTGVIAATGTLGQIIPPSIALVLLGDVLSSAYQQSQLSQGIFSPETISVGDLFAGALIPGLILVSMYLLYSLAIGFFKPQWTPPANTSDRLKLSVLFLSLIPPLFLMVIVLGSILLGIATPTEAAGIGAFGATIIALQKRELTIKTLKMVMESTLSVTSMVFMILIGASIFSLVFRGFGGEELVHSFFKDMPGGQFGAVLTVMLVIFVLGFILDFIEITFVVVPLVAPVLFMMGVDPIWLGIMIAINLQTSFLTPPFGFALFYLRGVTPKSIATNKIYKGVVPFIVMQLILLIILAIWPDLATALPAMIYS is encoded by the coding sequence ATGGAATGGATGGCTGTTTTAATGTTTTTGGCGATTTGTTTAGTATTGCTATTAGGTTATCCAGTTGCTTTTAGTTTAGCGGGTACAGCTCTTATTTTTGCGGGTATTGGCTCACTAATTGGTAACTTTGACACGTCGTTACTGAATGCTTTGCCAAGCAGAATTTATGGCGTAATGACGAATCAAACTCTTTTAGCTGTGCCACTTTTTGTATTTATGGGCGTGATGCTTGAAAAGTCAAAAATTGCAGAGGATTTATTAACAAGCCTTTCACAAGTATTTGGACGTATGCCTGCCGGTTTGGGCATCGCTGTCACACTCGTTGGTGCGTTAATGGCTGCTAGCACTGGTATTGTTGGTGCAACAGTTGTGACAATGGGTTTATTGGCCTTACCATCAATGCAAAAACGCGGTTACAACGAAAGTTATTCGACAGGTGTTATTGCAGCAACGGGCACCTTAGGGCAAATAATTCCGCCGTCTATAGCGTTAGTTTTACTCGGTGATGTATTATCAAGTGCGTATCAACAATCTCAATTATCACAAGGAATATTTTCTCCCGAAACTATCTCTGTAGGCGACCTCTTTGCTGGTGCGTTGATACCAGGTCTTATACTAGTTTCTATGTATTTGCTCTATTCGTTGGCGATAGGTTTTTTTAAACCACAATGGACACCTCCTGCTAACACAAGCGATAGACTCAAGCTGTCAGTATTATTTCTAAGTTTAATTCCACCGCTATTTTTAATGGTCATTGTTTTAGGTTCAATTTTATTAGGTATAGCAACCCCGACTGAAGCCGCTGGCATTGGAGCGTTTGGGGCGACAATAATCGCTTTGCAAAAGCGAGAGCTCACGATTAAAACACTCAAAATGGTGATGGAATCAACTCTGTCGGTGACATCAATGGTGTTTATGATCCTTATTGGTGCGTCAATATTTTCTTTAGTATTCAGAGGGTTTGGAGGTGAAGAGCTGGTTCACTCATTTTTTAAAGACATGCCTGGAGGGCAGTTTGGAGCCGTATTAACAGTGATGTTAGTAATATTTGTCTTAGGCTTTATTCTTGATTTTATAGAAATAACCTTTGTGGTCGTACCCTTAGTTGCTCCTGTTTTGTTTATGATGGGTGTGGATCCTATTTGGCTAGGAATTATGATTGCGATTAATTTACAAACGTCGTTTTTAACTCCACCTTTTGGGTTTGCATTATTTTATTTACGAGGCGTCACTCCAAAGTCAATTGCGACCAATAAAATTTATAAAGGAGTGGTTCCTTTTATTGTTATGCAGTTAATTCTGTTAATCATTTTGGCAATTTGGCCCGATCTAGCAACGGCGCTACCTGCCATGATTTATAGTTAA
- a CDS encoding peptidylprolyl isomerase — protein MLQRTFGLLLLIFITLFTHFSTSANEIPRGEYIQTDNLFPKVKMVTNLGDMIIELDRSRAKITVDNFLSYVVTKKYDNTIFHRLEPEFVLQGGGYTTDIEQIKEFPEIINESGNGLKNNQFTISMARQYEPHTATSQFFFNLVDNDSLNPGKKWGYTVFGEVVEGQSVLEKAIEIGSDFSEELGWPNFPNKKIEIISVQILSE, from the coding sequence ATGTTGCAAAGAACTTTTGGCTTATTACTATTAATATTTATTACGCTATTTACCCACTTTTCAACAAGTGCAAATGAAATACCGCGTGGTGAATATATTCAAACCGACAATTTATTCCCTAAAGTTAAAATGGTCACTAATCTAGGCGACATGATTATTGAATTGGATCGAAGTAGAGCAAAAATCACTGTGGATAACTTTTTAAGTTATGTAGTGACAAAGAAGTACGACAACACCATTTTTCATAGACTAGAGCCAGAATTTGTTCTGCAAGGTGGTGGTTACACAACTGATATTGAGCAAATCAAAGAGTTTCCTGAAATCATCAATGAATCCGGAAATGGTTTAAAAAACAATCAGTTCACTATTTCTATGGCTCGGCAATACGAACCGCACACTGCAACTAGTCAGTTCTTTTTTAACCTTGTGGATAACGATAGTTTAAATCCGGGCAAAAAATGGGGTTACACCGTTTTTGGGGAAGTGGTAGAGGGGCAAAGTGTTTTAGAAAAAGCAATTGAAATTGGTAGTGATTTTTCTGAAGAGCTTGGCTGGCCTAACTTTCCTAATAAAAAAATTGAAATTATTTCAGTTCAAATTTTGTCCGAATAG
- a CDS encoding TRAP transporter small permease subunit, with translation MEFIEHLSDRLGKAVSWLTGIMVVVMTLVVILRYGFNLGWISLQESVLYLHAAVLMLGMSYVLKHDQHVRVDIFYNRYSPVTQDVINILGHLVLLIPTCVFIIYISFNYVAQSWQFLEGSQEAGGLPFVYLLKSLIIVMPCLLILQALSNLVIRFNRVKATRAKGAN, from the coding sequence GTGGAATTTATCGAACACTTATCCGACCGGCTTGGTAAAGCGGTGAGTTGGCTAACCGGTATTATGGTTGTTGTAATGACCTTGGTTGTCATACTACGTTATGGTTTTAACCTTGGTTGGATTTCATTGCAAGAGAGTGTTCTTTATCTGCACGCTGCTGTTTTAATGTTAGGTATGTCTTATGTTTTAAAGCATGATCAGCATGTACGAGTTGATATTTTTTACAATCGTTATTCACCAGTAACACAAGACGTAATTAATATATTGGGTCACCTCGTTTTACTCATTCCCACCTGCGTGTTTATTATTTACATTAGCTTCAATTATGTTGCTCAATCTTGGCAATTTTTAGAAGGTTCGCAAGAGGCTGGCGGCCTGCCATTTGTGTATTTGTTGAAGTCTCTGATTATCGTTATGCCTTGCTTGCTAATATTGCAGGCATTAAGCAACCTTGTTATTCGTTTCAATAGAGTTAAAGCAACACGAGCTAAGGGAGCGAATTAA
- the fabV gene encoding enoyl-ACP reductase FabV, translating to MVIKPKIRGFICTNAHPVGCAESVNRQIQYVKEQDFGATGPKNVLIIGASTGYGLASRIVSAFGYNANTLGVFFEKPGTDKKTGSAGWYNTAAFQTAAEAAGLYSKSINGDAFSHEIKAKTIETIKADMGKVDLVIYSLASPRRTDPDSGETYSSTLKPIGNDVTTKNLNTSKRIIDEVSVEAANEDEINNTIKVMGGEDWELWLNELSKAGVLAEGFKTTAYTYIGKKLTWPIYGHATIGKAKEDLDRAAAAINKTTSNLSGKAYVSSLNAVVTQASSAIPIMPLYISALFKVMKEDGTYEGVIQQISGLFKESLLSDTPRLDDGGHLFQNYKELEDDVQARVQTIWDTVDTDSIDELTDYTGYHQEFLHLFGFGYDNVDYDIEVNPDVEVKGLI from the coding sequence ATGGTTATTAAACCAAAAATTCGTGGTTTTATTTGTACAAATGCACATCCAGTTGGCTGTGCGGAGAGTGTAAACCGTCAAATCCAATATGTTAAAGAACAAGATTTTGGCGCGACTGGACCTAAAAATGTTTTAATTATTGGCGCGTCGACAGGGTACGGACTAGCATCGAGAATTGTGTCAGCATTTGGTTATAACGCAAATACGTTAGGTGTTTTTTTTGAAAAACCAGGTACCGATAAAAAAACAGGCTCTGCAGGTTGGTATAACACAGCAGCCTTTCAAACAGCGGCAGAGGCAGCAGGTTTATATTCGAAAAGCATAAACGGTGATGCCTTTTCACATGAAATTAAAGCTAAAACTATTGAAACAATAAAAGCTGATATGGGTAAAGTTGATTTAGTTATTTACAGTTTAGCGTCGCCAAGAAGAACTGATCCTGATAGCGGTGAAACTTACTCTTCAACATTAAAACCAATTGGTAATGATGTTACGACTAAAAACTTGAATACCTCAAAACGTATTATCGATGAAGTTTCAGTAGAAGCGGCAAATGAAGATGAAATAAATAATACAATTAAAGTCATGGGCGGTGAGGACTGGGAATTATGGCTCAATGAGCTTAGTAAAGCTGGTGTGCTTGCAGAAGGCTTTAAAACGACGGCATATACTTATATAGGCAAAAAGTTAACTTGGCCGATATATGGGCATGCAACAATCGGCAAAGCAAAAGAAGACTTAGATCGTGCTGCTGCGGCAATAAACAAAACGACGTCGAATCTTAGCGGTAAGGCTTATGTCTCGTCATTAAATGCGGTCGTAACGCAAGCAAGTTCGGCTATTCCGATTATGCCGCTATATATTTCAGCGTTATTTAAGGTGATGAAAGAAGACGGCACGTACGAGGGCGTCATTCAGCAAATCTCGGGGCTATTTAAAGAAAGTTTATTGTCTGACACACCTCGGTTAGATGATGGTGGCCACCTATTTCAAAATTACAAAGAACTCGAGGATGATGTTCAAGCCCGTGTGCAAACAATTTGGGATACCGTTGATACAGACAGTATCGATGAATTGACAGATTACACTGGATACCACCAAGAATTTCTTCATTTATTCGGGTTCGGTTATGACAATGTTGACTATGATATTGAAGTAAATCCTGATGTTGAAGTTAAAGGGTTGATATAA
- a CDS encoding YajG family lipoprotein: MRFFQLIAISTIGFILSGCANQFEQAVKLAPSAVSPKLLMSVKDINISDSRENKAMAMVNSSEFMQVNNIANLIRPWLTSSLQTSPNGRNKLNFDITTATSYIKQYAMTFESEAVLEWKVTVSSPQRTWTKSYQTGINQDGPMKFDQEDVTKNMNIMLSTLLERTLQDDEFQKALSR; the protein is encoded by the coding sequence ATGAGATTTTTTCAGTTAATCGCAATTTCGACTATTGGCTTTATATTGTCTGGTTGCGCCAATCAGTTTGAACAAGCTGTAAAATTGGCACCGAGCGCCGTGTCCCCTAAATTACTTATGAGTGTAAAAGATATAAACATCTCTGACTCACGAGAGAATAAAGCAATGGCAATGGTTAATAGTAGTGAATTTATGCAGGTAAATAATATTGCAAACCTTATTCGCCCATGGTTAACGAGCAGTTTGCAAACAAGCCCTAATGGCCGAAATAAGCTTAACTTTGATATTACAACCGCCACTAGTTATATAAAGCAGTACGCTATGACCTTTGAATCTGAAGCCGTACTTGAGTGGAAAGTTACGGTATCGTCTCCACAGCGAACTTGGACTAAAAGCTACCAAACCGGCATTAACCAAGACGGGCCAATGAAGTTTGATCAAGAGGATGTAACAAAAAACATGAATATCATGTTATCTACATTACTTGAGCGTACGCTTCAAGATGATGAATTTCAGAAAGCCTTAAGTCGCTAG
- a CDS encoding TRAP transporter substrate-binding protein has product MSLFSKSLLTVAISMLFLTACGGDEAQLQKNSTVEKVYNWKLVTSWPKNFPGLGTAPENFAKLVNKMSNGRLTIKVYGAGEIVPGFQVFDAVSQRTAEMGHAASYYWKGKMPAAPIFTATPFGLNAQETNGWIHYGGGLELWRELYKPFGVIPFAGGNTGVQSAGWFKREINGVEDLQGLKMRIPGLGGEVLQKLGGVPVALTGGEIFTSLQSGAIDATEWVGPYNDLAFGFHKVAEHYYVAGWHEPGAMLEFTVNESAFNELPQDLQAIVEVATRAVNQDMLDEYTVRNNAALEQLKNKHGVVLKKFPAEVMFALKQASIEVINEQKSKDEMFNRIMSSYQAFQKQVTDYHNLSELEYYQNRNR; this is encoded by the coding sequence ATGTCTTTATTTTCAAAATCGCTGTTAACTGTCGCTATCTCTATGCTGTTTTTAACAGCGTGTGGTGGTGACGAAGCGCAATTACAAAAAAACTCGACGGTAGAAAAGGTATATAACTGGAAATTAGTAACAAGTTGGCCTAAAAACTTTCCTGGTCTGGGTACAGCCCCAGAGAACTTCGCCAAGCTAGTTAATAAAATGAGTAATGGCCGGTTAACCATAAAGGTATATGGCGCAGGCGAGATAGTTCCCGGTTTTCAGGTATTTGACGCTGTTTCACAACGAACCGCAGAAATGGGTCATGCCGCCTCTTATTATTGGAAAGGCAAAATGCCTGCTGCACCCATTTTCACCGCAACACCATTTGGACTAAACGCACAAGAAACAAATGGTTGGATCCATTACGGTGGTGGTTTGGAACTTTGGCGCGAGTTGTATAAACCATTTGGTGTTATTCCTTTTGCTGGTGGTAATACGGGCGTGCAGTCAGCAGGCTGGTTTAAAAGAGAAATTAACGGTGTTGAAGACCTGCAAGGGCTCAAAATGCGAATTCCAGGGTTAGGTGGTGAAGTATTACAAAAGCTGGGCGGAGTGCCAGTTGCGTTAACAGGCGGAGAGATTTTCACATCTTTACAGTCTGGCGCTATTGATGCAACTGAGTGGGTTGGACCTTATAACGACTTAGCTTTTGGTTTTCATAAAGTGGCTGAACATTACTACGTAGCGGGATGGCATGAACCCGGTGCTATGTTGGAATTTACAGTTAATGAAAGTGCATTTAATGAGTTACCTCAAGATCTACAAGCGATTGTAGAAGTCGCAACCCGCGCGGTTAATCAAGATATGTTAGATGAATATACAGTTAGAAATAACGCAGCGCTGGAGCAGTTAAAGAATAAACACGGTGTTGTCCTTAAAAAGTTTCCTGCTGAGGTAATGTTTGCATTAAAACAGGCCAGTATTGAAGTTATAAATGAGCAAAAGTCTAAAGATGAGATGTTTAACAGAATAATGAGCTCTTATCAGGCCTTTCAAAAGCAAGTTACGGATTATCACAATCTGTCAGAACTTGAATATTACCAAAATAGAAATCGATAA
- a CDS encoding BolA/IbaG family iron-sulfur metabolism protein, whose protein sequence is MTSGQVELKIIEKLTNTFLPDILDVVNESSQHNVPEGSESHFKVVVIADAFKDQKLIQRHRAVNSCLSEELKNDIHALAIHTFTPKEWRETAKVPLSPKCLGGSKFDR, encoded by the coding sequence ATGACGTCAGGTCAGGTAGAGTTAAAAATAATCGAAAAGTTAACAAATACGTTTTTGCCAGACATTTTGGATGTGGTTAATGAAAGCTCGCAGCATAACGTCCCCGAAGGTAGTGAGTCACATTTTAAAGTCGTTGTTATTGCCGACGCGTTTAAAGATCAAAAATTAATTCAGCGTCATAGAGCTGTTAATAGTTGTTTATCTGAAGAGTTAAAAAATGATATTCATGCTTTAGCTATCCACACATTTACACCAAAAGAATGGAGAGAAACGGCTAAGGTTCCATTGTCACCAAAATGTTTAGGTGGCAGTAAATTCGATCGTTAA
- a CDS encoding MATE family efflux transporter produces MILKKTQFKQTLRLAWPISLQSMLVTFLSMIDVMMVSHLGDEAIAAVGLGNRVLFVVMVIVMGLSWAVGILSAQYHGAGQGQKIRGSILIAICYSLVALIPVIVASYFLSDDIMSLGSLDPAVIALGETYLWITMPSMVFVAIVQVFENALRSINQVKIPLVFSSISIVLNVVLNYWLINGGLGIPPLGVAGAAWATTISRLFQLIILISFLQTQKHILYISTSDFEFLKYRPNWSRLLKLVLPMMLSFGIWSLGSFTYQLIFGRIGTTELAVISMLLPVEGIFLSIFFGIASACSIVVGQHLGANRLEEAWTMAKMFSGLGPAVALCLGVLLIIFNDAVLSPYQGVSEQTINLAKSIFYVIGGLAWLKVINMTLAMGILRAGGDNRFCLITDTLCMWLISIPLVWLAAFYWQLAFIWVVVIMYSEEVCKMFMFAWRVKNKRWMKNLTS; encoded by the coding sequence GTGATTCTTAAAAAAACTCAATTTAAACAAACGCTAAGACTTGCTTGGCCAATCTCATTACAAAGTATGTTGGTCACTTTTCTTAGTATGATCGATGTCATGATGGTCAGTCACTTGGGCGATGAAGCGATTGCAGCGGTTGGACTCGGCAACCGGGTGTTATTCGTCGTTATGGTTATCGTGATGGGTTTAAGTTGGGCTGTCGGCATATTATCGGCTCAATATCACGGAGCCGGACAAGGGCAAAAAATACGTGGCAGTATTCTAATCGCCATTTGCTACTCGCTAGTCGCATTAATTCCCGTTATTGTTGCAAGCTATTTTTTATCTGATGACATTATGAGTTTAGGTAGCTTAGACCCTGCCGTGATTGCTTTAGGTGAAACCTATTTGTGGATAACGATGCCGAGTATGGTGTTTGTTGCAATCGTTCAAGTTTTTGAAAACGCGCTTCGGAGTATCAATCAAGTCAAAATACCATTAGTTTTCAGCTCTATATCCATTGTATTAAATGTAGTGCTAAATTACTGGTTAATAAATGGTGGTTTAGGCATCCCACCTTTAGGTGTTGCTGGTGCAGCTTGGGCAACCACTATATCCCGCTTGTTTCAATTGATTATTCTTATTAGTTTTTTGCAAACGCAAAAACACATATTATACATTTCCACATCAGATTTTGAGTTCTTAAAATATCGCCCAAATTGGTCAAGGCTTTTAAAGTTAGTATTACCTATGATGCTTAGTTTTGGTATTTGGTCATTAGGCTCATTTACTTATCAGCTTATTTTTGGTCGTATCGGCACAACTGAGCTCGCGGTGATTAGCATGTTACTTCCCGTTGAGGGCATATTTTTATCGATCTTTTTTGGTATCGCATCAGCTTGCTCCATTGTAGTTGGACAACACCTAGGAGCCAACCGTCTAGAGGAAGCATGGACTATGGCTAAGATGTTTTCGGGGCTTGGTCCTGCGGTTGCATTGTGCCTCGGTGTATTACTGATTATTTTTAATGATGCGGTTTTATCACCTTATCAAGGTGTTTCAGAGCAAACGATTAACTTGGCAAAGTCGATTTTTTACGTGATTGGTGGGTTAGCGTGGCTAAAAGTTATTAATATGACTCTTGCAATGGGCATATTGAGAGCGGGTGGCGATAATCGTTTTTGTTTAATTACCGATACTTTATGTATGTGGTTAATTAGCATTCCGTTAGTTTGGCTAGCTGCTTTTTACTGGCAACTAGCTTTTATATGGGTTGTAGTAATTATGTACTCAGAAGAAGTTTGTAAGATGTTTATGTTCGCTTGGCGGGTGAAAAATAAACGTTGGATGAAAAACCTAACATCGTAA
- a CDS encoding AmpG family muropeptide MFS transporter, translated as MQFLSTTLSGQSLIQLLNSFKIYFELSVLRLFAFGFAAGLPIMLVFSSLSFWLREAGAARSSIGFFSWVTLAYAMKWIWAPAVDKVKIPVLSRLLGRRKSWLFLTQIFLVASIAAMALTDPKQNLYAMALAAVAVAFFSATQDVVIDAFRIESGDDRQQAAMAAAYMIGYRLAMIVATAGVLYITALFEVSANYDYSAWQSSYLIMSGIMALLIAFTVSAPEPIEYKNEIASSSHQSILQKVKSAFVNPVIDLIVRYKSHAILLIILIATYRISDIVMGVMANVFYVDMGYTKQEIAAISKIFGVVMTLVGAFVCGGLINRFGILPILLTGAILSALTNLLFVMLSKSSHNLELLTLVISIDNLSAGIAMAALIAFLSSLTNKEFTATQYAWLSSAMLLLPKSLGGFSGVWLEKLGYSQFFTMTACIGIPAIIALLVLMKKKWHA; from the coding sequence TTGCAATTCTTATCCACCACACTCAGTGGCCAATCTCTAATTCAGCTACTCAACTCTTTCAAAATATATTTTGAGCTAAGTGTATTACGGTTATTTGCCTTTGGATTTGCAGCAGGCTTACCCATTATGTTGGTTTTCTCTTCACTCTCTTTTTGGTTAAGAGAAGCTGGGGCTGCGCGCAGTTCAATCGGTTTTTTTAGCTGGGTAACTCTGGCCTATGCAATGAAATGGATTTGGGCACCTGCGGTAGACAAAGTTAAAATTCCAGTGTTATCCAGGCTACTCGGAAGACGTAAAAGTTGGCTTTTTTTGACTCAAATATTTCTGGTGGCAAGTATTGCTGCCATGGCTCTAACCGATCCAAAACAAAACCTCTATGCAATGGCTCTGGCAGCAGTTGCCGTTGCATTCTTTTCAGCAACCCAAGATGTCGTTATAGATGCATTTAGAATAGAGTCTGGTGATGATCGCCAACAAGCTGCAATGGCGGCCGCGTACATGATAGGTTATCGATTAGCTATGATTGTAGCAACGGCGGGTGTGCTATACATTACCGCGTTGTTTGAGGTTAGCGCTAATTACGACTATTCAGCGTGGCAATCAAGCTACTTAATTATGTCAGGTATTATGGCATTATTAATAGCCTTTACGGTTAGTGCTCCTGAGCCAATAGAATACAAAAATGAGATCGCTAGCTCGTCGCATCAATCAATCCTCCAAAAAGTTAAATCGGCCTTTGTAAACCCTGTAATCGATTTAATTGTTAGATATAAATCCCACGCTATTTTACTCATTATCCTTATAGCGACTTATCGAATATCAGATATTGTAATGGGGGTAATGGCCAACGTATTTTATGTAGATATGGGTTACACGAAACAAGAAATTGCCGCCATTTCGAAGATCTTTGGCGTTGTAATGACCTTAGTAGGCGCCTTTGTATGTGGTGGTTTAATTAACCGTTTTGGCATCCTGCCTATTTTATTGACCGGCGCCATACTTTCCGCATTAACTAATTTGCTGTTTGTTATGCTGTCAAAGTCTAGTCATAATTTAGAGTTGTTAACGTTAGTGATATCGATTGACAACTTAAGCGCTGGCATTGCAATGGCCGCCTTAATTGCATTCTTAAGCTCATTAACCAATAAAGAGTTTACTGCAACACAATACGCCTGGCTTAGCTCGGCAATGCTATTATTACCTAAATCTCTTGGTGGCTTTTCTGGAGTATGGTTAGAAAAACTTGGCTATAGCCAATTTTTTACCATGACGGCCTGTATTGGCATTCCAGCGATAATTGCCTTGTTAGTTTTAATGAAAAAAAAATGGCACGCCTAA
- a CDS encoding methyltransferase — protein sequence MNTSWSIDNNEYQLFRYPPNQHDKSLQAWDSSDDLVVQYVIERYSDASSLPSTVIFDDLFGAISIGLNRFRPICVLDSYVSQLAIEHNHEINQLAKPPIYNSLDTVPNCNLAIVKITKNIAYLEHQLQTICAQSINCDVIATGKTTFITTAVMKLFERYFANVKSSLAKRKSRLIFATHSASQNQSLATVDNARSVNTHPNFTAYWPDKKLTLSAFANVFSKDQIDIGGRFLVDHLPYIEATKEPFTAIDLGCGNGLVGLSLLQQNESLFLNQSTKNDQPKNRIIFCDESHMAIASAQYNVQQNVPLLSQATLFVQDDCLSQQATNSADLILCNPPFHQQNAITTHIAQQMINQAAQVLKKQGVLYLVANRHLPYQSMLKTTFGGFTILASNAKFVIYQCKK from the coding sequence ATGAACACTAGTTGGTCAATTGATAATAATGAGTATCAATTATTTCGCTACCCGCCTAACCAGCACGACAAATCCCTGCAAGCATGGGACAGTTCTGACGATCTTGTTGTTCAATATGTCATCGAACGTTATTCAGATGCGTCTTCATTACCATCAACAGTTATCTTTGACGATTTATTTGGTGCTATTTCAATAGGCTTAAATCGCTTTCGTCCAATTTGTGTCTTAGATTCATACGTTAGTCAGTTAGCAATAGAGCATAACCATGAGATTAACCAACTTGCGAAGCCGCCGATATACAATTCATTAGACACTGTTCCTAATTGCAACCTAGCTATTGTTAAAATAACAAAAAACATTGCCTATCTTGAACATCAATTGCAGACAATTTGCGCTCAGTCGATAAATTGTGATGTTATTGCCACAGGTAAAACAACATTCATTACTACAGCGGTAATGAAACTATTTGAACGTTATTTTGCAAACGTTAAAAGTAGTTTAGCAAAAAGAAAAAGCCGACTAATATTTGCAACACATTCAGCATCACAAAACCAAAGTCTGGCGACTGTTGATAACGCTCGTTCTGTAAATACACACCCTAACTTTACTGCGTATTGGCCGGACAAAAAGTTAACACTCAGCGCCTTCGCAAATGTATTCAGCAAAGACCAAATCGACATTGGCGGGCGTTTTTTAGTGGACCACCTGCCTTATATTGAAGCGACAAAAGAACCTTTTACGGCAATAGATTTAGGCTGTGGTAATGGTTTAGTCGGACTCTCGTTGCTGCAACAAAACGAAAGTCTATTCTTAAACCAAAGCACCAAAAATGACCAACCCAAGAACCGGATAATTTTTTGTGATGAGTCACATATGGCAATCGCATCTGCACAATATAATGTCCAACAAAATGTGCCTTTATTGTCGCAAGCAACTTTATTCGTCCAAGATGACTGTTTATCGCAACAAGCAACAAATTCGGCTGATTTGATCTTGTGTAACCCTCCGTTCCACCAGCAAAATGCAATTACGACACACATTGCGCAACAAATGATAAATCAGGCCGCTCAAGTTCTTAAAAAACAAGGCGTCTTGTATTTAGTCGCAAATAGACACTTGCCTTACCAATCTATGTTGAAAACAACTTTTGGTGGCTTTACTATTCTAGCGAGCAATGCGAAATTCGTGATATATCAATGTAAAAAATAA
- a CDS encoding alpha-ketoglutarate-dependent dioxygenase AlkB family protein, which translates to MQKDLFEDSSISPKDSSALLPELIAPWLMYESSFLSKQEAVEAFETLKSELPWQQPEVVVFGRSHRIPRLQCWQSDPDVIYQYSGKVLEPQPWHPLLLDIKVRLELSSGYKFNSVLVNYYRDGNDKMGWHSDDESELGPNPVVASISLGETRAMFFKNKKTQQTASIDLLAGSMLVMKAGMQRVFQHQIPARRKVSHGRISLTFRYIVN; encoded by the coding sequence TTGCAAAAAGATTTATTCGAAGATTCATCAATCTCACCAAAAGATAGTAGCGCATTGCTGCCGGAGTTGATTGCGCCTTGGTTAATGTATGAAAGTTCATTTTTGTCAAAGCAGGAAGCTGTAGAAGCGTTTGAAACTTTAAAATCAGAATTACCTTGGCAGCAACCTGAGGTAGTGGTATTTGGTCGCAGCCACCGAATTCCACGTTTGCAATGTTGGCAGTCTGATCCAGATGTTATCTATCAATATAGTGGTAAAGTGCTAGAGCCACAGCCTTGGCACCCATTACTTTTGGACATAAAAGTACGTCTAGAATTAAGTAGCGGTTATAAATTTAACTCTGTTTTAGTGAATTACTATCGTGATGGTAATGACAAAATGGGCTGGCATTCTGATGATGAGTCAGAGCTTGGCCCAAATCCCGTAGTGGCCAGTATTTCACTTGGAGAAACGAGAGCCATGTTTTTTAAAAATAAAAAAACTCAGCAAACGGCGAGTATTGATTTGTTGGCTGGGTCAATGTTAGTAATGAAAGCTGGTATGCAAAGAGTATTTCAACATCAAATTCCAGCGCGGCGAAAAGTTAGTCACGGGCGTATTAGCCTGACATTTCGTTACATTGTTAATTAG